The following DNA comes from Synechocystis sp. PCC 7509.
AAAAGACTTAGCGCCTTCGGGAAAACGTTTTGACTCGCCCTACGACCCAGATGCTCGTTATGGCAACAAACGCACGACGACCTGGACTGGCTACAAAGTTCATCTTACAGAAACCTGCGATGAAGATCGAGTTCATCTCATCACTAGTGTAGAGACAACACCAGCTAATCGCGCCGATGTTGACCAGACAGAACTTATTCATCAATCCTTAGAGGCGAAAGCTTTACTTCCTGACGAGCATCTTGTGGATGCGGGTTATGTTGATGCAACTCTATTGCTTAAGAGTCAGAAGCACTACGGGGTGGCAATTATTGGACCCATGCGTCCTAATGCGAGTTGGCAGTCCAAAAATTCCGAGGCTTATGACATCAGCCAATTCCAGATTAATTGGCACACTAAACGAGTGACCTGTCCTCAAGGAAAAAAAAGCCTCAAAAAATGGATTCCTTATCAAGATCAATGGGGCAATTCCGTAATTCGGGTTTCTTTTCCTAGAAAGACTTGCTTACTGTGTCCAAGTCGGGCTTTATGTACTCACTCAAAGACGGAAGCCCGAAGACTAACTCTACGCCAACAGAACGAGCATGAACTTCTTCAATCCCAAAGAATTCAACAAGAAACTCCCGCATGGAAGGAAATTTATCAGATCAGAGCAGGAGTAGAAGGAACTATTTCCCAGGGAGTTAGAGCCTTCGGTTTACGAAAAGCCCGTTATCACGGTTTAGCCAAAGTTCAACTACAGCATATTCTTACGGCAACGGCTATTAATTTTGTGCGGATGGTGGCTTGGCTTGATGATGTACCTTTTGCTCAGACACGAATATCCCGATTCGCCTTTCTTCGTCCTAACAATGGGTTGTTAAGTTAACCAACAGTATCACTTGCTACTCAAACCCCTATACCTACTGCTTTAATTGCTTCTGGAGCATCCCGAAGAGACATCTTGGCTGCCTTAGTAATCCACTTAATTGTGTACTGCAATACCTTAAACCCACTCAGATTACCAAGTTGAGTAAATAAGTCTTTGGTTGCTCCTTTAGGAAAATCAGATTTGCCAATCACCTGAAATTCTAAGCCTGCGGCTAGAACTTTTGGTTGAGCGTCTTCAATTCCTAATACAGTGACACGATGACCGCGTCTTTGAAGTTCGTAACCTAAAGTCGTCATAGGATTAAGATGACCCGTCGCCGCAGGACAAATGATGCCAAAATGAGTCATGAGATTTTCTCATCCGCAAAAGACGTTTGTTATTTAGTTTATAGTCATAGCGTGATTTAATCAGTATGATTTGCTAATTTCAGCTTGAGATTGAGAATCGGCTTTAATTAGTTTTAGGTTCTAACTTAGGAGGAATAATTATTCAAGAATATCTTCTCAGCGATGGTGAAGTAAAACAAGAATGGATTGAACAATCGTTGACAGCTTTAATTGCTGATATATTTGCTATCGCTACCAATCTTCAAGCTTTGCTCAGTTGATACTTTTTTCTACTGCACTGTTCGTAGTCTAAACTTGCTTCTGCAACTTACTTTTGTTGCATAGGACTCCTACTGCTATGATTTGCAATATGTAATCTAGACTGAACAGAATTGCAATTTCTGGTCATGCAGTTTGCACACTAATAGGTTTGGAGCCTGATCGCTATGCCTCAAGTTCATCACATGGTACTGCTCAAATTTAAGCAAGATGTGAACGACACGACGATCGCGGAAGTTCTGCAAGCAGTTGAGGAATTAAAGCACTCTATTCCTGGAATTGATTACTGTTCCAGTGGTGCTTATTCTAGTCCTGAAGGATTTAACAAAGGCTTTACGCACGGTTTTCTCACCACTTTTGAAAACGCTGCAGCCCGCGACTTCTATCTACCTCATCCCCATCACGAAATTGTTAAAAATGCCTTGTTTGCGCTCCTCAAAGATGCGGTTGCATTTGATTTTGTTGCTGATTAAGTAAATTCTGCACTTCGCTCGTAGCAGAACACAAATCAGTAAGTGATGAGCAGACAGATTGGGGTTGGGATCTGCCTTCCGCCGTTAGCGATCGCACTCACACACTCAGAAAACGCATAGCCCAGTTAGAAAC
Coding sequences within:
- a CDS encoding IS1182 family transposase; translation: MSLHPKPIKPVPKETEQVAKAAFPKGNLYLTIRDELGTIYTDKDFEALFSLEGHPAIAPWQLVLICVMQYIEGLADRQAAEAVRGRIDWKYALGLELTDCGFDFSVLSEFRSRLIEGGVVDILLDKFLEQCQRKGWLKNKGKQRTDSTHILGAIRTLNRLECVGETLRAALNTLATVAPSWLRTQIEADWFDRYSRPVCEERLPKGIEARNTYGEKIGIDGMRLLDAIYDDPTTPEWLRQLELVEILRQTWIAQYFVENGQLHWRQAKDLAPSGKRFDSPYDPDARYGNKRTTTWTGYKVHLTETCDEDRVHLITSVETTPANRADVDQTELIHQSLEAKALLPDEHLVDAGYVDATLLLKSQKHYGVAIIGPMRPNASWQSKNSEAYDISQFQINWHTKRVTCPQGKKSLKKWIPYQDQWGNSVIRVSFPRKTCLLCPSRALCTHSKTEARRLTLRQQNEHELLQSQRIQQETPAWKEIYQIRAGVEGTISQGVRAFGLRKARYHGLAKVQLQHILTATAINFVRMVAWLDDVPFAQTRISRFAFLRPNNGLLS
- a CDS encoding glycosyltransferase: MTHFGIICPAATGHLNPMTTLGYELQRRGHRVTVLGIEDAQPKVLAAGLEFQVIGKSDFPKGATKDLFTQLGNLSGFKVLQYTIKWITKAAKMSLRDAPEAIKAVGIGV
- a CDS encoding Dabb family protein, whose product is MPQVHHMVLLKFKQDVNDTTIAEVLQAVEELKHSIPGIDYCSSGAYSSPEGFNKGFTHGFLTTFENAAARDFYLPHPHHEIVKNALFALLKDAVAFDFVAD